In Citrus sinensis cultivar Valencia sweet orange chromosome 2, DVS_A1.0, whole genome shotgun sequence, a single genomic region encodes these proteins:
- the LOC102617243 gene encoding DNA damage-repair/toleration protein DRT100, with product MQILGWVLKVLLMCSVLGMFSVTSVAQERPLSQAPICFEADRLVLQEFKAKILKDTTEILASWMGKDCCGGDWEGVVCNPATGRVTGLALQRPDRELGMYMIGTLPAALGNLHFLEVMVISGMKHITGPIPESLSNLTRLTQLILEDNSLEGSIPPGLGHLSLLQTLSLGGNRLKGPIPPSLGNLRNLLVINLGKNSLSGPIPPTFISFLSLQSLDFSFNLLSGFIPDALVRSQNLTYIDLSNNQFSGKFPISICGLANLQDLSLSHNQLTGTIPEQIGGLRSLNSLKLSGNKFIGHIPASISRLPTLWNLNLSRNGFSDPLPIILGRGIPSLLSIDLSYNNLSLGTVPNWIKDRPLSNVNLAGCKLRGALPKFTRPDSLSSIDLSNNLLTDGISSFFTNMSSLQNIKLSNNQLKFDVSEIRFPDGLASIDLHSNQITGSLSSIINNRTSSFLEALDVSGNHFSGEIPEFTEGLSLKVLNIGSNKITGHIPSSISNLIELEMLDIQRNQIAGTIPTSLGLLSKLQWLDVSVNSLTGKIPTSLLGIRGLRHANFRANRLCGEIPQGRPYSIFPGSAYAHNLCLCGKPLPPCRGKNQANLGQ from the coding sequence ATGCAGATTCTGGGATGGGTTTTAAAGGTTTTGTTGATGTGTTCAGTTCTTGGTATGTTTTCAGTGACATCGGTAGCTCAAGAAAGGCCATTGTCACAGGCTCCAATTTGCTTTGAAGCTGATAGGCTTGTGCTTCAGGAGTTTAAAGCCAAAATATTGAAGGATACTACTGAAATTCTGGCTTCATGGATGGGGAAAGACTGCTGTGGAGGAGATTGGGAAGGTGTTGTGTGTAATCCAGCAACCGGGAGAGTTACTGGGTTAGCTTTGCAGAGGCCTGATAGAGAGCTTGGAATGTACATGATTGGCACTTTGCCAGCTGCTCTGGGAAATTTGCATTTCTTGGAGGTGATGGTGATAAGTGGGATGAAGCACATTACAGGGCCAATTCCAGAGAGTCTCTCAAATCTAACACGGCTCACCCAGTTGATCCTGGAAGACAATTCTCTTGAAGGCAGCATTCCTCCAGGTTTAGGCCATTTGTCTTTGCTCCAAACACTCTCACTTGGTGGGAATCGTTTAAAGGGGCCGATTCCTCCGAGCCTGGGGAATTTGAGAAACCTCCTTGTTATaaatttaggaaaaaattCTCTGTCAGGTCCAATCCCTCCAACTTTCATAAGTTTTCTGAGTTTGCAGTCTCTTGATTTTAGCTTCAATTTGTTATCTGGGTTCATTCCAGATGCCTTAGTTAGGTCTCAAAATCTTACCTATATTGATCTTTCAAATAACCAATTCTCTGGAAAATTTCCCATTTCCATTTGTGGTTTGGCCAATCTCCAGGACTTGTCACTGAGCCATAACCAGCTCACCGGAACAATTCCTGAGCAGATTGGCGGCCTCAGATCCCTTAACAGTCTTAAACTGAGTGGTAATAAGTTTATAGGTCATATTCCAGCGTCTATTTCGAGGTTACCAACCCTTTGGAACCTTAATTTGTCTAGAAATGGATTCTCAGATCCTTTACCCATTATTCTTGGCAGAGGCATTCCTTCTTTGTTGTCAATAGACCTGTCTTACAACAACCTGAGTCTGGGGACAGTTCCTAATTGGATCAAAGACAGACCACTTTCGAATGTCAATCTAGCTGGATGTAAACTACGAGGTGCCCTTCCGAAGTTTACAAGACCAGATTCCTTGAGCTCCATTGACCTCTCCAATAACCTTTTGACAGATGGGATTTCAAGTTTCTTCACAAACATGTCTAGCTTACAGAACATCAAACTTTCGAACAACCAGTTGAAGTTTGATGTTTCAGAGATTAGATTCCCGGACGGGCTTGCTTCTATTGATCTGCACTCTAATCAGATTACAGGGTCTCTCTCTAGCATCATAAACAACAGGACAAGCAGCTTTTTGGAGGCTTTAGATGTGTCAGGCAATCACTTTTCGGGTGAGATTCCAGAATTCACAGAAGGGTTGAGCTTGAAAGTGCTGAACATAGGAAGCAACAAGATTACAGGCCACATTCCAAGTTCAATATCAAATCTTATTGAACTTGAAATGCTTGATATTCAAAGGAACCAGATAGCAGGCACCATCCCTACAAGCTTAGGGCTATTGTCAAAGCTTCAATGGCTTGATGTATCAGTCAATTCACTCACAGGAAAAATTCCAACCAGCTTGTTGGGGATTCGAGGACTGAGACATGCAAACTTCAGGGCAAACAGACTATGTGGAGAGATCCCACAAGGGAGACCTTACAGCATCTTTCCTGGATCAGCTTATGCTCACAATCTGTGCTTATGTGGCAAGCCATTGCCACCTTGTAGAGGAAAGAATCAAGCAAATTTGGGCCAGTGA